The window CCCGAAACACCATTTACAAGCACTACTTTTACAAAATAGGACGCGGAGAAATATAAGGCAAGAGTATAGCAGTACAACACACAGACCTTCGAACCCAAGACCAAGGAAGTGTCATGCAAGCGCACTTCACCAGGAAGAAGtttggttatttatttattctttgttatcaaaataaaatttatccaTCTATCGATTTTTTAAAAGAACTATTTtggccacttagtattacggtgtAGTAGTATTTCTCTTAACTTTTAATTGAGAGATCTTAAGTTAGATTatcgtaaaaaacaaatttgaaccacattattactagccaaTTGTGTGACTAAACTCATTTTCTTTatcttagtataaataatattgtttattaaaaaaaaataataataaactatTTTGAGAGACAAACGCGGGGAAGGGAAAATCATTTGGTTTTATCTTTCTGTTTGATTAAGGTCCCAAAAGGGTCCAACAATAATTGAATAGGGAGAAACTATCTATATATTTTGTGCTTTCAATTGAATGGGGCCAAAGGGTTTTTCTACAGCAAGTGAACGTTTTTCCTTCATCTATTATTTCCAACTTTGATTCTctccctttttatttttgtcatctttCATCCTATCTTTTTAATTTAgtccattaaaaaaaattatgattgcTTGAAGTTGTGCCACAATCCTCATGTCCACACAACCATTTATCTTCCTGCTTTTTACATGTCAGCCTTGGTTGGCTCTTCAGATCGATTTTGACGCTGTATCAAAACTTGACAATTATCTCGAAGGTCTAAAGCTATTGGGGAAAAGAATTTTAACTTGCTTAATTGTTCTTGTTAATTTGTTTAACAATCCCCACATGAATTATataacaaaccaaaaaaaaagatggagagaaaatagaagaggaaagcATTCTTCATTATTTCCTTCCCACTGTCACATCAGTAGATATGATCATTATCCCTTGTTATaaattagggaactttaacgaaaagctcttggtactgttcactttaacgaaaaatcatatttttacactaaaaagtcaattctgatactattcactttaccctttattttgtccttatcattaaaactcaaagttttcaagcccttttcattagttttccttataaattATGGACTTTGATTGTTTGCCCTTTCCATTTCATACCCTTCTCACATTTTTTTATATTCTGTGATCACGTTTAAAttatgtcaatattttatattttcattactttttatcttattatttttataaaaaaaattaatataaaaaattgacATAATTTAACCGTGattacaaaatataaaaaaacatgaGAAGGGTATGGAATGGAAGAGTAGACAATCTAAGTCCATAAATTATTTCCTCCCCACGTGTCAGATCAGATATGATCATTATCCCTTGTTATAAATTATTTCCTCCCCACGTGTCACATCAATAGATATGATCATATCCCTTGTTATAAATTAGCTTGAATCCGGATCCACGTCGAATCATTTTTATGAGAATTTCAAAGATTTGTCAAATCGTActgttataaattattttaaatatttttatttaaaattaaacaaaaatagtatttgataaaaattaattacacattgtACAATAAACGAACACAATTCACATATTCTTAAGAGTCtcacaaaaaaaatccaaaaagaaTCATGTTGGAATTAACTCAactgcaaaagaaattagtattAAATAGAAATAATTTGAGGTGCCTCGTGGTTTCCGGCTTGTCAGGATTATTTTTTCGTGAACGAGGAGATTcggaatttttattttatttttgggtgaATGAGGAGACTCGGAATATGAAAAGCAGAATGGGTTAAATCAAATCAAGCCATGTCAGATACAATCCCGGTGTATTTCCCACGACAATAGAGCCTTGTTTATACTTTGTTGTTTTATTGTCATTCACGAATATGCGATATTGTGTCAATTACTTCTTAATTCAGtgatattgttttatttttttttaatattataataaaatCTGAGTATCTGATTATCGAGTCTATggttaaaaaaaatgtcattGTCAATCTCAAATTTACGGCCTTGTGCTAACTAATTTTTAATCTAATGTACTATTCTTTATAATATTAAAAGAACAGATGTGCTCTTCACACAAATATTTTTACctcttatatattttttattaatttatataatttgatattctttaattgttttccatccaacggtaaaaaattgAAGGACGTCGGTAATGGATAGAAAAAAATATGTGGATAACAATACTCTAAAAGAAATGTCAGGATCCGATccattattaataaaaataaaaactaatgaaaataatttaaaaactttaaattttaatcaaagaacATAAAAAGTTGTATGTAAATAGTATCAACAGTGTTACGTTATGACTCACATCTTAGGtctaattaaataaacaaagtCCATTATGTCGCCGTGCTTGAAACGTTGGCACCATTAGCCCAGAAGGCCAAACAGTTGAAGGCAAAGCCAGGCGTTGGTTCCCGTATATTTATGCGCATAACCAAATCACAATCTGCAAGGTCACACCACTCGCGGAGAACCTCgctcccttaatttcttgaCTTTCTTCTTCCACCGCTCTGCTTCTCACCCTCCTCTCTCTTGTTACATAAAGTTCCCTTCTGTAGCAAAACCAAATTAGGGCATAAACCATGGACGAAATCATATCCTCATGTTCAACTAATTTCTGCCAAGAAACCTCCCCCACATTTCAACAGCGCCTACAGTTCATAGTTCAGAACAGGCCTGAGTGGTGGGTGTATTCCATTTTCTGGCAAGCCTCCAAAGACAGCATTAGTGACCAGGTTTCCCTGTCATGGGCCGGCGGCCATTTTCGGAACACTCGCGATCACTTGGCATCGAAAAGAAGCAGCCGAATAGCCAACAATTACCAACTCAAATTTGGGTTCAACAATGTGGAGAGAAAGAGGGTGAATAACCGGGAAGTTGAATCACTTTTGCATGATGACATGGTGGATTTGGACATGAGGCTCGTGGATCATGGAGATGTCACTGACTCCGAGTGGTTTTACTTTTATACCGTTTCTTTAACCCAGTCATTCTCCGGAAGCCACGGTAATAATAGTACCAATATTCTCGGCAGGGCATTTGGTTCTGGTGGGTTTGTTTGGCTTGCAGGTGACCATGAATTTCAGTTTTATGAGTGTGAGAGAGTTAAAGAAGCAAGAATGCATGGAATCCAAACTTTGGTTTGCATTGCAACTCCTTGTGGGGTACTTGAACTGGCCTCTTTGGATGTGATCAAAGAAGATTGGGGTCTAGTGCATTTATCAAAGTCGCTGTTCGGATCAGATGACAACATCAAcatgaacaacaacaacagGCTCTCAAAACGGCAGACCAGCCGTGACGGCGATGTACTTGTTCCTATCCTAGAAAATGGACTGTTTTCAGCAGCTCAAAAGGAATTGATCCCACAAGGTATGAACCAAAATCTATGTTAAATTCCAGAGTAATTCGTTTATCTGTACTTACCAAATACCAAATGGCATGGTCAATGATTAGTACCTATTaccaaaccctttttttttttttttttttttttttgaggaatcGAGATCCTCTCCGGAGAGAAATTCGGACCTCACCTTTTAAATTTATAGCCATTAGTCCATCCCACTAGCCCACGTACACAAACTAAAAGTTTGCATCTCTCTTCCTCTGTTGAATTGTCAAGATTTCTCAGTTCATCGACTTCGGACTGCACTCTTTAGAGAagatctgaattttttttttctagaattATTATTGGAACTCTAAAAATCTAAAAATCTAATTGTACAGCTCTCATAAgaactttttttattatatatataaagtttgaAGTGCATAAATAGATTTTTGAAATATGAATAACAATTTCctatttttctgttttggttATTCACTAAGTATTAGTACAATACACTTGTATACGTGTATAATCTCAATGATGTACCTAATTTACCATCGATGTTCAATACTTCTTTTTACTAGATCAAGGTGGTGGTATAAACGAAGCTGCACCTATCAATCTAGGAGGGTCGTCGCCAGAATCACCTTCTGATTCTGTTGGGAACTTCACCTCCGAGAATACGGAGAACACGATTCGGTCGAAAAAGCGAGGAAGATCATCAAAACATGGAGCTGCAAATAGAGAATCACAATTGTTAAACCACGTTGAGGCCGAGAGACAGAGGAGGGAGAAGCTCAACCACCGATTCTATGTCCTCCGGTCAGTTGTTCCCAATGTGTCAAAAATGGACAGGTCCTCTTTGCTTGCCGATGCCGTGGCCTACATcaatcaactcaaatcaaaagtTCAGGAATTGGAGGCCAAAGTCCAAGAACAACCACAAAAGCCTAAAGCGGGCAATAATCCAAGCAACAATCTTGATCATCACTCCAGCCAAAGCACCAGCTCCATAGTTGACCAGCATCATTAttctaataaaaataataatagtatTAATAGTAGTAATAGTGATAGGGCAGCTTCTGCGGTTATGGAAGTGGATGTGAAGATTTCGGCGTCAGAAGCCATGATACATGTTCAGTGTCCGGATGAAGACTACCCATATGCTAAGTTGATGAATGCACTCAAAAGCCTAGGGCTACAAGTTTACCATGCAAGCATATCAAGCGTGAAAGAGTTGATGATTCAAGATGTTGTGGCAAGACTGCCTTATGGGTTCATTGGTGGTAAGGAAGCATTGAGAAATGGTATTATAAAAGGCTGGTACCAttaaaaacaattttatttagtttccttAGCTAATGAGGACAATGATTTTATTTTACATTGAGTAGTGCTTGTTCCACCTCAAAGTCGGTGTAATTAAGTTTATTGTTAAGTGagaattcttttcttttcaattttattagatcaaatttcaatcgTAAAAGTAAGACGTATATAACGCAGCTAGCTAAAACATTAAGCCTAAAATAGTGacgaaaccaaaaaacaaatgaCAAAATCACCAAAGGGAGCACACATTAGTTTCCTTTGgggttttttaactttaatccttgaagaagattgaaatttaataaaatctgGTATTAGATTACATATTGAATATAGTCCCTTGatgtgtccttaattcaaattaattaatgtgTATTTTATTCGATGTCTACcattaatatttaaatttattaatatacacatttaaatttattttttgaccaaatttttttttaaatttattatgttttttttttaattttttaattttttaacattctTGAAACTTGAAAGTCTCAATTAATGTACTTAAATATTAGTACCAAAATGcaatatattgaattaatggaCCTAAATGTtaataccgaaatgtattatattaaattaatgtacctaaatgtatgtaccaaaatgtatgcaCTAAAATGTTaataccaaaatgtattatattgaattaatgtacctacaTCTTTGaatcgaaatgtatgtacctaaatgtgtgtacctaaatgtatgcaccgaattgtattataatgaatttaatgtacctaaataaagaaaacaaaatatatcgaaatatattgtataacaaaaattagtttatctaaatgtttacaacaaaatatattacgataaataaaatgaaaatgaaaatgaaaatgaaatataATTAGCACATTAAAATTagcaagaaaaagagaaataattaaaacaacaaaatataattaataaatgaggtgaTTAATGTATCAAtagactaaaattagattttaatctTACTCACAATTTTAGTTTAATGgtcattgtttgtaccatacttgaccaatcccgaaactactgagcaccggtcaatgttatacagtcaaggacccagaagagtttccctccaaccaagaggtcaatcacagcgcgacacgtgtcaacatcagaagccaatcatagcgcgacacgtgtcaacatcagaagccaatcacaacacgacacgtgtcaatgtcagaatgaaactagaaactctcctctataaatagagatcattctctcacaatatttcctaatgtcatttgtactaaatcattcactagtactcactaaaggaaagcttgaacctatgtacttgtgtaaacccttcacaattaatgagaactcctctactccgtggacgtagccaatctgggtgaaccacgtacagcTTGTGTTGCTTCCCTatccttatccatttacatacttatccacactagtgaccggagcaatctaacgaaggtcacaaacttaacattttctgttgtaccaaagtcctcactgattttgtgcatcaacatttggcgccgtctgtgggaaacgacacttattcccactctctttaaCTTTGTCAAGCTGATTCCACcgttcgtacactctcttttgaccagacatctctctccaacatggggagcgaaagaagccacaacacacagaatgacacctctcttgcacctagtgcgaagcaacgaaagaaggaaggaaatagggttgctcttcaagctaaagtcgatgagctagaagctcaaaacaacaagatagcaatgaagaataaggtcctccaggagcagtatgagaagctctttaagacgctccatgaaactatgcgtactcaaacacgcgagcttgttgcccctatggacatcaaccatcatctgggtgccccccaacacggagggtcaccttcctttgacatgggtatccctgatgagaagcgagctaatcatcaaaacattgatcaacatgagacttctctcaacccagctgcttcgacccgaaacagaagaagtggaggaagacacctctttgcagaagggttggaaggattgaaagtcgtttatcgtgcctgtcgagacttcctaaagcaacgtcgagagaatcccctccacatatgctcaaagattaatgacttaagggtttctgaaagactcggtcccctcccacgacccaggccagctgccaatctagggaaggaacgacatgtcttagaggaacatgaaggtacaggggactctgaggaaTTCCGAcaaactcgccctagaagtcagtacggggaatccaaggaaaaatcacacgcccttgctcaaactttcctacttccaagaggcgatggagacttacgaaagaaaatcccagtggtaca is drawn from Malus domestica chromosome 14, GDT2T_hap1 and contains these coding sequences:
- the LOC103405327 gene encoding transcription factor bHLH14-like, whose amino-acid sequence is MDEIISSCSTNFCQETSPTFQQRLQFIVQNRPEWWVYSIFWQASKDSISDQVSLSWAGGHFRNTRDHLASKRSSRIANNYQLKFGFNNVERKRVNNREVESLLHDDMVDLDMRLVDHGDVTDSEWFYFYTVSLTQSFSGSHGNNSTNILGRAFGSGGFVWLAGDHEFQFYECERVKEARMHGIQTLVCIATPCGVLELASLDVIKEDWGLVHLSKSLFGSDDNINMNNNNRLSKRQTSRDGDVLVPILENGLFSAAQKELIPQDQGGGINEAAPINLGGSSPESPSDSVGNFTSENTENTIRSKKRGRSSKHGAANRESQLLNHVEAERQRREKLNHRFYVLRSVVPNVSKMDRSSLLADAVAYINQLKSKVQELEAKVQEQPQKPKAGNNPSNNLDHHSSQSTSSIVDQHHYSNKNNNSINSSNSDRAASAVMEVDVKISASEAMIHVQCPDEDYPYAKLMNALKSLGLQVYHASISSVKELMIQDVVARLPYGFIGGKEALRNGIIKGWYH